The following proteins come from a genomic window of Verrucomicrobiota bacterium:
- a CDS encoding DNA translocase FtsK: protein MSRERNQPKWHHSKEIVAIVGIGLCVLLLLSIYTYDSGDISFYMSPPYDPPHNAVGWLGAQLGFIFFFLFGVSSFVVPFLCLIPAVNLVFQIIYPELKKNPWSWIKVLWAFVFLFTLACLSQLFFPHLMKSNYGLEGSGGYIGVLFVGGIFFPLLGKSGAAIILGITYLISLVMMLEFKPITLTIESFRWVRDYIRNREDMRIEREEDPRERVKLMRKRAERLSKEAEKLSKSKQREIDEEILRQEEAIRMEEREAAMIQAEAVPQPPPQIIDTTISPVRKKISEDGDEDAPDEIPGDDDQVGAKAMKASGKDRKTPVGGRSLSKEPVPAVTLANVSYKNYELPSLDLLQTPPVPVGTPVSNEIELLGQADILVNTLKQFGITVYQRTITKGPTITRFELEPEAGVKLEKIVSLEKNMAMALQAEAINILAPIPGKNTVGVEVANSKKVTVFFTDLLTSDTWVNSKAKIPVALGKDVYGNIVVGDLAEMPHVLVAGTTGSGKSVCISSIILSMLYKFSPENLRLIMIDPKVVEMQVYNKLPHLVVPVVTDPKKVIRALQWVVREMEKRYQIFAAVGVRNISTFNDRPKPKIPIPEPLDLQEVLEKEDDEDGAGEGALGHKEQEPEVLPIVVPRDDDLIIPDKMPYIVVIIDELADLMQTAPADVESLIARITQMARAAGIHMLIATQTPRADVVTGVIKANVPTRIALQVASKLDSRVILDANGADKLLGKGDMLYLPPGSSKLIRAQGAYITDEEVSAVVDYISKQAPALFEPEVHSRLEKDDADGSEITDEDKRLVQQCLEIALQEGRASTSLLQRRLRLGYTRAARIMDIFEDYAIVGPKDGAKDREILVDLNNPDEFRRIEALFD, encoded by the coding sequence GTGTCGAGAGAGAGAAACCAGCCGAAATGGCATCATAGTAAAGAAATTGTGGCGATTGTGGGGATCGGCCTCTGTGTCTTGCTGCTCTTGAGTATATACACCTACGATTCCGGGGATATTTCATTTTACATGTCGCCCCCGTATGATCCTCCCCATAATGCGGTTGGTTGGCTGGGAGCCCAATTAGGATTCATCTTCTTTTTCCTTTTTGGGGTTTCATCTTTTGTGGTGCCTTTTTTGTGCCTGATACCCGCGGTGAATCTGGTATTCCAGATTATTTATCCGGAATTAAAGAAGAACCCCTGGAGCTGGATCAAAGTCCTGTGGGCTTTTGTTTTTCTTTTTACTTTGGCTTGCCTTTCGCAACTTTTTTTCCCGCACTTGATGAAGTCGAACTATGGACTAGAAGGCAGCGGGGGATATATCGGGGTTCTATTTGTCGGTGGCATTTTTTTCCCCCTTTTGGGTAAGTCCGGTGCGGCCATTATTTTAGGGATTACTTATCTCATCAGCCTGGTGATGATGCTGGAGTTTAAACCCATTACCCTGACCATCGAGAGTTTCCGGTGGGTGCGGGATTATATCCGTAACCGCGAGGATATGCGGATTGAACGGGAAGAAGATCCGAGGGAACGGGTAAAGCTGATGCGTAAACGGGCTGAGCGACTGTCAAAAGAGGCTGAGAAACTCTCTAAATCCAAGCAGCGTGAGATTGACGAGGAAATCTTGAGGCAGGAAGAGGCGATTCGAATGGAGGAAAGGGAGGCTGCAATGATCCAAGCAGAGGCCGTGCCCCAGCCACCACCGCAGATTATTGATACAACGATTTCGCCAGTGAGAAAGAAAATTTCTGAGGATGGGGATGAGGATGCTCCGGATGAAATTCCGGGTGATGATGATCAGGTGGGGGCAAAAGCCATGAAAGCGTCTGGAAAAGATCGCAAAACCCCTGTGGGTGGGCGTTCACTCTCGAAGGAACCTGTTCCTGCTGTTACTTTGGCTAATGTTTCTTATAAGAATTATGAGTTGCCCTCATTGGATTTGCTCCAGACGCCCCCGGTACCGGTGGGGACTCCTGTTTCAAATGAAATAGAACTCCTCGGGCAGGCAGACATCTTGGTTAATACACTAAAACAATTTGGCATCACGGTTTATCAAAGGACGATTACCAAAGGCCCGACGATAACGCGTTTCGAGCTGGAGCCTGAGGCCGGGGTGAAGCTTGAGAAGATTGTTTCCCTCGAGAAAAATATGGCCATGGCACTCCAGGCGGAGGCGATTAATATCCTCGCGCCGATCCCCGGGAAAAATACCGTCGGTGTCGAGGTGGCAAACTCCAAAAAAGTAACCGTCTTTTTCACCGACCTCCTGACTTCCGATACGTGGGTGAATTCCAAAGCGAAAATCCCCGTGGCCTTAGGCAAGGATGTGTACGGGAATATTGTCGTCGGGGACTTGGCTGAAATGCCGCATGTGCTCGTCGCGGGAACCACGGGTTCGGGTAAATCGGTGTGTATCAGTTCGATTATCCTGAGTATGCTTTATAAGTTTTCCCCCGAGAACCTACGTTTGATCATGATTGATCCTAAGGTAGTGGAGATGCAGGTGTATAACAAATTGCCCCACTTAGTCGTCCCCGTCGTGACAGACCCGAAAAAAGTCATCCGGGCCTTACAATGGGTGGTGAGGGAAATGGAAAAACGTTACCAGATTTTCGCCGCTGTCGGGGTCCGTAATATCTCGACATTTAATGACCGTCCCAAGCCGAAGATTCCTATTCCCGAGCCCTTAGATCTCCAAGAAGTGCTCGAAAAAGAAGACGATGAGGATGGTGCGGGGGAAGGGGCCCTTGGGCACAAAGAGCAGGAGCCAGAGGTATTACCGATCGTCGTCCCTCGGGATGATGATTTGATTATTCCTGATAAGATGCCCTACATCGTCGTGATTATTGATGAGTTAGCCGACCTGATGCAGACGGCCCCAGCAGATGTCGAGAGTTTGATCGCGCGTATCACACAAATGGCCCGGGCCGCCGGGATCCATATGCTCATCGCGACCCAGACACCACGGGCTGATGTGGTGACCGGTGTGATCAAAGCCAATGTACCGACGCGTATCGCCCTCCAAGTGGCATCAAAACTGGATTCCCGTGTCATTCTCGATGCCAACGGGGCGGACAAATTGCTCGGGAAAGGGGATATGCTCTACCTGCCGCCGGGTTCCTCAAAGCTTATCCGTGCCCAGGGAGCCTATATCACGGATGAGGAAGTTTCTGCTGTCGTGGATTATATTAGTAAACAAGCCCCGGCGCTTTTTGAACCGGAAGTCCACAGCCGCCTCGAAAAGGACGATGCCGATGGTTCTGAAATCACCGATGAGGATAAACGGCTCGTCCAGCAATGTCTGGAAATTGCCCTCCAAGAAGGGAGGGCCTCCACTTCTCTCTTGCAGAGACGCTTGAGACTGGGGTATACACGCGCTGCCAGAATTATGGATATTTTTGAAGATTATGCTATAGTCGGTCCGAAAGACGGAGCTAAAGACAGGGAAATCCTTGTTGATCTCAATAACCCGGATGAATTCCGGCGGATCGAGGCTTTATTTGATTAA
- a CDS encoding ammonium transporter: MFMTNNLWMMIAAALVFIMHLGFACVESGLTRSKNTVNILFKNAIIPGIGVLTYAIIGFNLMYPGADFAGKWFGFAGFGISLPDGGLTSAYNPGYTYWTDFLFQAMFAATAATIVSGAVAERVKLSSFLIFATIFVAISYPITGMWKWGNGWLNTLSTPFYDFAGSTLVHSVGGWGALAGIIILGPRIGKYVNGKVVPILGHSMPLATIGVFLLWLGWFGFNGGSVLSADPGLVSLTLVTTTIAASAGGIGSMLTSWIIFKKPDLSMALNGILAGLVGITAGADQMGPMDAVLIGLIAGIAVVLSVIIMDKIRLDDPVGAVSVHLTCGIWGTLAVGLFGAKKGMAQLMSQFTGVIAIGLFTFIFAFVLFLIIKAVMGLRVSAEEEIEGLDIGEHGAEAYPDFQEASSKM; this comes from the coding sequence ATGTTCATGACTAATAACCTCTGGATGATGATTGCTGCTGCATTGGTTTTCATCATGCACTTGGGATTTGCCTGCGTGGAATCAGGGCTCACCCGTTCCAAAAATACGGTGAATATCCTCTTCAAAAACGCAATTATTCCCGGTATCGGTGTACTAACCTATGCCATCATTGGTTTTAACCTCATGTACCCCGGTGCTGATTTTGCAGGAAAATGGTTCGGATTTGCCGGATTCGGCATCTCTCTTCCAGATGGTGGATTAACGTCCGCCTACAATCCTGGTTATACCTACTGGACAGACTTCCTCTTCCAAGCCATGTTCGCTGCGACTGCTGCTACAATTGTTTCTGGTGCTGTGGCAGAGCGCGTCAAACTTTCCTCCTTCCTGATTTTTGCGACTATCTTCGTCGCTATTTCTTATCCTATCACAGGGATGTGGAAATGGGGTAACGGTTGGCTCAATACTCTCTCAACTCCCTTTTATGATTTTGCCGGTTCAACTCTTGTTCACTCTGTCGGTGGATGGGGTGCTCTTGCAGGTATCATCATTCTCGGACCTCGTATTGGTAAATACGTAAATGGAAAAGTTGTCCCTATCCTCGGTCACAGTATGCCATTGGCGACAATCGGTGTCTTTCTTCTTTGGTTAGGATGGTTCGGATTCAACGGTGGATCGGTTCTTTCAGCTGATCCCGGACTTGTCTCTCTTACACTTGTCACCACTACAATCGCCGCTTCAGCGGGTGGTATCGGCTCCATGCTTACCTCTTGGATAATCTTCAAAAAGCCCGATTTATCCATGGCTCTCAACGGAATTTTAGCTGGTCTTGTAGGGATCACTGCTGGTGCCGACCAGATGGGACCGATGGATGCTGTCTTGATTGGTTTGATAGCAGGTATCGCTGTTGTTCTCTCCGTTATCATCATGGATAAAATCAGGCTCGACGATCCAGTCGGTGCTGTATCAGTTCACTTGACCTGCGGTATTTGGGGAACTCTCGCTGTTGGCCTTTTCGGTGCGAAAAAAGGCATGGCCCAATTAATGTCCCAATTCACAGGGGTTATTGCTATCGGGTTATTCACCTTTATTTTCGCCTTTGTACTATTCTTAATCATTAAGGCTGTCATGGGTCTACGCGTCAGCGCAGAGGAAGAAATCGAAGGCTTGGATATTGGGGAACACGGAGCAGAGGCTTATCCCGACTTCCAAGAAGCTAGCAGTAAGATGTAA
- a CDS encoding P-II family nitrogen regulator yields MKKIESIIKPFKLDEVKAALSELGIEGMTVSEVKGFGRQKGHTEIYRGSEYTVDFLPKVKIEVVVVDDLVEKAIEAIVKSAQTGKIGDGKVFVIPVEQAIRIRTEEKGDKAI; encoded by the coding sequence ATGAAAAAAATCGAATCTATAATTAAACCCTTTAAACTCGACGAGGTGAAAGCCGCCCTGTCTGAGCTCGGCATCGAAGGGATGACCGTATCCGAAGTCAAAGGTTTCGGACGCCAAAAAGGTCATACAGAAATCTACCGTGGCAGCGAATACACGGTTGATTTCCTCCCGAAAGTCAAAATCGAAGTGGTCGTCGTCGACGATCTCGTCGAAAAGGCTATCGAGGCGATCGTAAAGTCAGCCCAGACCGGCAAAATCGGGGACGGTAAAGTCTTCGTCATCCCGGTCGAGCAGGCCATCCGTATCCGTACGGAAGAAAAAGGCGACAAAGCCATCTAA
- a CDS encoding undecaprenyl-diphosphate phosphatase — MLHPYITTIIYGIIEGITEFLPISSTGHLLIAGHFLGHKPDVFNVFIQTGAVLAVLLVFTQKAKDLALGWKKPENFDYLLKLLVCFIITGIGGLILKKVFHFKLPETIAPVAWATLIGGIIILAVEAWLKKRKLSDDLTWTIIILVAVGQLIAATFPGASRSGTTIMMALIFGLSRPKATEFSFLVGIPTLLAAGALEVLSAYKEGALDMSTATDLGIGFVSSAIAAFFAVKWLLKFIQTHTFVVFGWYRIIFGSALLACFYLGYIK, encoded by the coding sequence ATGCTACATCCATACATCACCACCATCATCTATGGGATTATTGAGGGGATTACCGAGTTCCTCCCCATCTCCTCCACCGGACACCTTCTGATCGCCGGTCATTTTCTGGGGCATAAACCTGATGTTTTTAATGTTTTTATCCAGACCGGAGCCGTTTTGGCCGTTCTACTGGTCTTCACTCAAAAAGCTAAGGATCTGGCCCTCGGCTGGAAAAAGCCGGAGAATTTTGATTACCTACTCAAGCTTCTCGTTTGTTTTATCATTACCGGGATTGGAGGATTAATCCTGAAAAAAGTTTTCCATTTCAAACTCCCGGAAACTATTGCACCTGTCGCTTGGGCGACATTGATCGGGGGCATCATCATCTTGGCCGTCGAAGCTTGGCTCAAAAAACGCAAATTGTCCGATGACCTGACCTGGACCATTATCATTCTTGTCGCCGTGGGCCAGTTAATCGCCGCCACTTTCCCCGGCGCCTCCCGTTCCGGCACCACGATCATGATGGCCCTGATCTTCGGTTTGTCTCGCCCGAAAGCCACAGAATTCTCCTTTTTAGTCGGTATCCCCACCCTCTTGGCCGCCGGAGCATTGGAGGTCCTGAGTGCTTATAAAGAGGGAGCCCTCGACATGTCCACCGCGACTGATCTGGGCATCGGGTTCGTCTCTTCCGCCATCGCCGCTTTTTTTGCCGTTAAATGGCTCCTTAAATTCATCCAAACCCACACATTTGTGGTCTTCGGCTGGTACCGCATCATTTTTGGTAGCGCACTCCTTGCCTGTTTTTATCTCGGATATATCAAATAA
- a CDS encoding SDR family NAD(P)-dependent oxidoreductase, with protein sequence MRSEQPVVLVTGAGSGLGKFLGESFLKKGFFVFGQYHHSIPGYLSPEFVCASDLSQENGAKKLVAQCLETMGRIDILINNAGVYHEKGIEELTPDEWFEGFNTTSTACFFTTRAALPALRESKLRRVINIGDSSAERLSKRDLSISYHIGKTGVLLLTKSFAAAEACHGVTVNMVSPGMLENSLGKPPASTMPMGGFTQFADIWNTVEFLIKPESDHITGSNIIVGGGWNL encoded by the coding sequence ATGAGGAGCGAACAACCGGTCGTACTGGTCACGGGAGCCGGTTCGGGATTAGGGAAATTCCTCGGCGAATCTTTTCTTAAAAAGGGATTTTTTGTTTTTGGACAATACCACCATTCAATCCCGGGTTATTTGTCCCCGGAATTTGTTTGCGCATCAGATTTATCACAGGAAAACGGGGCGAAAAAACTCGTGGCTCAATGCCTGGAAACCATGGGCAGGATCGATATCCTGATTAATAATGCAGGGGTTTATCATGAGAAGGGGATCGAAGAGTTAACCCCCGATGAATGGTTTGAAGGTTTTAATACCACCTCCACAGCCTGTTTTTTTACTACGAGGGCGGCTTTACCGGCATTGAGGGAAAGCAAATTGCGCCGGGTGATCAATATCGGGGATTCAAGTGCCGAACGTCTTTCAAAACGGGATTTAAGTATTTCCTATCATATCGGGAAAACCGGGGTTCTACTCCTGACAAAATCTTTTGCTGCTGCTGAAGCTTGCCACGGGGTCACGGTTAATATGGTGTCCCCCGGAATGCTGGAAAATAGCCTCGGCAAACCCCCTGCAAGTACCATGCCCATGGGCGGATTCACGCAATTTGCGGACATTTGGAATACGGTGGAGTTCCTGATTAAACCCGAAAGCGACCATATCACCGGCTCGAATATCATCGTCGGTGGCGGGTGGAATTTATAA
- a CDS encoding dihydropteroate synthase, with the protein MLDLDYLQRLRDKYADEFASKVHNFELRSKHFEFDVRPHTMGVINLSADSWYRETVSLSLDSALQRGRTLMAHGADLIDIGAESTLAHAARVDQVTQQSKLLPLITTLSEEGARISVETYHPSVTEAALDEGACVLNLTGTENLEEHFKIVADYGAAVIICYVQGTNVREVADFEFAEDIVSSMYEWFGPKVALAEKCGVKKIFIDPGLGFYYQNLQDSAVRVRHQMEVFLNTFRLRKLGWPTCHALPHAFEYFREEVRCAEPFMAVLALLGKTDLIRTHELPRINAVIETLRVFSAK; encoded by the coding sequence ATGCTTGACTTGGATTACCTTCAAAGACTACGGGACAAGTACGCGGATGAATTCGCGTCCAAAGTCCATAACTTCGAATTACGCAGTAAACATTTCGAGTTTGATGTGCGTCCCCATACGATGGGGGTCATTAATCTCTCGGCGGATTCTTGGTACCGGGAAACAGTTTCCCTGAGCCTAGATAGTGCCTTACAACGGGGACGGACCCTGATGGCCCATGGGGCGGATCTGATCGATATCGGGGCTGAGTCCACGCTCGCACACGCCGCACGGGTCGATCAGGTCACCCAACAAAGCAAATTGCTCCCGCTGATTACGACCCTTTCCGAGGAGGGAGCTCGGATTTCTGTCGAGACCTATCACCCCAGCGTGACGGAAGCCGCCCTAGATGAGGGGGCTTGTGTCCTAAATCTCACCGGTACGGAAAATCTTGAGGAACACTTTAAAATCGTGGCGGATTATGGTGCCGCAGTCATTATTTGTTATGTGCAGGGTACTAATGTCCGGGAAGTCGCCGATTTTGAATTTGCCGAGGATATCGTCTCCTCGATGTATGAATGGTTCGGGCCTAAGGTCGCCCTCGCGGAAAAATGCGGAGTGAAAAAAATCTTTATCGATCCGGGCCTCGGATTTTATTACCAGAATCTACAGGATAGTGCCGTTCGGGTGCGCCATCAGATGGAGGTTTTTTTGAATACATTTCGTCTTCGCAAGCTTGGATGGCCGACTTGCCATGCCTTGCCTCATGCGTTTGAGTATTTCCGTGAAGAGGTCAGGTGCGCGGAGCCTTTTATGGCGGTTCTTGCCCTTTTGGGGAAAACCGACCTGATCAGGACTCATGAGCTTCCCCGGATTAATGCCGTGATCGAAACCCTCCGGGTATTTTCCGCAAAATGA
- a CDS encoding glycine betaine ABC transporter substrate-binding protein — translation MKSFLPVSPHEFALRFLEHVQLTFCAVFAALLIGVPLGVWCYRSAWAKRVVFPFVNIIQTIPGLALLAFLLPVMGIGFAPAITALIIYSLLPIVRNTATGLQGVDRQFLAVGESLGMGPFQILMKVEFPLAAPVMIVGIRTATVWSVGIATLSAFIGAGGLGDFINRGLALNNNALLLTGAIPAALLAIGLDTLIGYMEGMRLPRLKKVFPAVVITAMILLVSTPLIKRAMEGPVFTGGNEGPRKLCIGTKNWSEQLIIGEIIAQLAETKYGVAVERKFGFGSTDLIATALERNEIDLYPEYSGTVWSVLLKEKTPPASMPKFEQIARLNEECVDKLGLKIISELGFENTYALAVRKKDAQEKKMTTIGDLQGPGKEMVAGFNSEFIGREDGWPAVKKAYGIVFKDIITLDAMLVYEALKTGKVDVASVFSTDGRIDAFGFVLLEDDRKVFPDYSCILLGNQRPVVSADIINELGQCLMGRITAAKIRRMNAEVDIEKKSPAEVAHQFLEEEGLIPAKVRLP, via the coding sequence ATGAAATCATTCCTGCCTGTGTCCCCCCACGAGTTTGCCTTGCGGTTCCTAGAGCATGTCCAGCTTACCTTTTGTGCGGTATTTGCCGCACTTTTAATCGGGGTACCCTTGGGTGTGTGGTGTTACCGGTCGGCTTGGGCGAAACGGGTTGTTTTCCCGTTTGTGAATATTATCCAGACCATCCCGGGCTTGGCACTCTTGGCATTCCTCCTGCCCGTCATGGGGATCGGATTCGCCCCGGCCATCACGGCACTCATTATCTATTCCCTCCTGCCGATCGTCAGGAATACGGCCACGGGACTACAAGGGGTCGACCGGCAATTCCTCGCGGTGGGTGAGTCCTTGGGCATGGGCCCATTCCAGATACTCATGAAAGTGGAGTTCCCATTAGCTGCGCCCGTGATGATCGTGGGTATCCGGACTGCGACAGTCTGGTCGGTGGGGATCGCGACATTAAGCGCATTTATCGGGGCGGGTGGTCTCGGTGACTTTATTAACCGAGGACTGGCACTTAATAACAATGCCTTGCTCCTGACCGGGGCGATCCCCGCGGCACTCCTAGCGATAGGCCTAGATACTTTGATCGGTTATATGGAGGGCATGCGTTTGCCCCGGCTCAAAAAGGTATTCCCCGCCGTGGTAATCACCGCCATGATCCTCCTGGTCTCGACACCCTTAATCAAAAGGGCCATGGAGGGACCAGTCTTCACGGGAGGCAATGAAGGGCCGCGTAAATTGTGTATCGGCACAAAAAACTGGTCCGAACAATTGATTATCGGCGAGATCATAGCGCAATTGGCGGAGACAAAATACGGGGTCGCTGTGGAGCGGAAGTTTGGTTTCGGGAGTACGGATTTGATCGCGACTGCGCTCGAAAGGAATGAGATCGACCTGTATCCTGAATATTCCGGCACCGTTTGGTCCGTTCTTTTGAAAGAAAAGACCCCACCCGCGTCTATGCCGAAATTCGAGCAAATTGCCCGGCTCAATGAAGAGTGTGTGGACAAGCTCGGGTTAAAAATTATTTCCGAGCTAGGATTTGAAAATACTTATGCCCTAGCGGTCAGGAAAAAGGATGCACAGGAAAAGAAAATGACCACAATCGGCGACCTGCAAGGGCCGGGAAAAGAAATGGTCGCGGGATTCAATAGTGAATTCATCGGACGTGAGGACGGGTGGCCGGCCGTGAAAAAAGCTTACGGGATTGTCTTCAAAGATATCATTACCCTGGATGCCATGCTGGTGTATGAGGCGTTAAAAACCGGTAAAGTGGATGTGGCCTCGGTCTTTTCGACCGATGGGCGCATTGATGCATTCGGGTTTGTCCTTTTGGAAGATGACCGGAAAGTGTTCCCGGATTATTCTTGTATCCTCCTCGGTAACCAGCGGCCCGTGGTGAGTGCGGACATCATAAATGAATTAGGCCAGTGCCTGATGGGGCGGATTACCGCCGCAAAAATCCGACGGATGAATGCCGAGGTCGATATCGAGAAAAAATCCCCGGCTGAAGTCGCTCATCAGTTTTTAGAAGAAGAAGGGTTGATTCCTGCAAAGGTTCGGCTACCTTAA
- a CDS encoding ATP-binding cassette domain-containing protein encodes MIEFRNITKTFPGQSHPALIDISFRVERGQLLALLGSSGSGKSTLLKTVNLLIHDFQGEILIQGKNNRDYALGTLRRECGFVFQNHGLFPHLTVGENIALPMQIAGKSPEQIARQVDKLLVDVELPPQEYARRYPDQLSGGQAQRVGVARALANDPDILLMDEPFSALDGIVRSELQQFVRQLLKQGSKTIIFVTHDLMEALEIADQIAVLHEGRLEQIAPPTEMLGNPGTPFVESLFEKPRRLLRI; translated from the coding sequence AATTGATATTTCATTCCGTGTCGAGCGGGGGCAATTACTTGCCTTGCTCGGTTCCTCCGGCTCCGGTAAATCCACGTTACTCAAGACAGTCAACCTGCTTATCCACGATTTTCAAGGGGAGATTCTCATTCAAGGCAAAAATAACCGGGACTATGCATTGGGCACACTACGCAGGGAGTGCGGATTTGTCTTTCAAAACCATGGTCTTTTTCCCCATTTGACTGTCGGGGAGAATATCGCTTTGCCCATGCAAATTGCGGGGAAAAGCCCGGAGCAAATTGCGCGGCAGGTGGATAAATTATTGGTCGATGTGGAGTTACCCCCGCAGGAATATGCCCGGCGTTATCCCGACCAGCTATCCGGCGGCCAAGCCCAAAGGGTGGGGGTGGCCAGGGCTTTGGCCAATGACCCGGATATCCTACTGATGGATGAACCTTTTAGTGCCCTGGACGGGATTGTCCGTTCGGAGCTGCAGCAATTCGTCAGGCAATTACTCAAGCAGGGGTCCAAGACGATTATTTTCGTGACCCACGACCTGATGGAGGCATTGGAGATTGCTGACCAGATCGCCGTCCTGCATGAGGGGCGGCTGGAGCAAATTGCGCCCCCCACGGAAATGCTCGGGAATCCGGGGACGCCGTTTGTAGAATCGCTTTTTGAAAAGCCGCGGAGATTACTCCGGATATGA